GTGTTTTCCGAACCAGGTTCGTCGCGCCCCACAAGACGGTCGGTAATGGTTTTACCATTGATAAGTCGCTTTAATGTCGCTGACGGGCTTGCTATCATAAGAGGCGACACGAGAtcacgggtgtgtgtgtgtgttttttatgtttttttgtgcacttTGCCATGTTGTGCAGTTCCCCGAGTTCCGATGTTCTGGAACAATGTGTCCCTGCCCTGCCTGCTggtagtgtgtgtatgtgtgtgcattgcGGCAAACGGCCGATGCTGCTGTGAAATAGGCAAACCGGTCGAATGTCTGTGATTTCCGCCCATTTCCAGGCGGTACTGTGTTGTGGAATTGCGTTGTCCATTTCGTCCAGCTGCACACAAGTTAGCGAAACGTAGCCAAAGGAAGTGGTCACGGAATTCCTTCACACatcgtgtgtgtttatgtgtgtgtgagttttggaatgttggtacacataatctgtgtgcgtgtgggagGGGGTTGTGTTTTGATGTCGATAAATGCATAAAATCATCCCCCTCGGGGTGGGCAAAGTGAGCTGAGGATAATGGTTGTTTTCAAACGGTGCCCGGTCGTGACGTGAACGCCCTGGAAGGTCAAAGAACCGCACTCCAGGCGAGCAAAAAACCGCTTAAAAAATGGACCAAAATGTAAATTATCCCTTTGCATTAGTTTCCTGATTTAGCAAATCTCGAATCTAAGCGCTTGAAAGTGTTCCTAATTTACGTGGCTTGTTGCGCGTATCGCTCCGGAAGCATAATTTATTGACCTCGCACTGTGTCTCAGTACTGCGCTtattataaaacacacacacggcacacgccccgaaaaaaaaaggaagaactTCCCCTCCCCGAACGAAACATTTTGCTAATTGTCAATCCTTTTCCATGCCTTCGCTCACACACCCACCCTTGCTCCACCGCATTTCTGAAAGGCTCTTGGGTGGGGATGTAGAGAAGAAAGGGCGTAGGATATGACGAAATATCCCACCCCACTCTACTCCCCGCCAACCAAGACGATGACTAAGTGCAGTGCCAAGGGGTCGGGAAGTTCATTCCTATCGGATTCTGTCTCTATAGACACGGTACCGCCACACcgtgcgcgtgtttgtgtgcgtctGCTAATGCACGCAAGCTGGCTGATTCGTGTTCAAGGATACACAACACACCATCATtgctatcatcatcatcatcatcatcatctcacAGCCTATTGAATGGAAAGGCCGTGAGTAGGCGATGGCGAATCATAAGTACAATCAATTTGAAGCAGTGCAGGGTCTGCGCGATCTGTCGCCCGGTAGTGTATGCgctttttgataaaaaaaaaaacaatttgctTGTGCATGTGTGGGTTGTAAaagatatgaaaaaaaaaaaaaatgctccagTGTTTCAGTGTGTGTaaacggcttttttttttcttttcaccttTCTCCTCCCCCACAGTGAAGTGGTGACGAAGATGAAAACAAGACGGCCCTTGGGTAAAAGGCGGTAAAACATAAACCTCATCGTTCTAGTGTgttatgtgtgcgtgtgtgtgtgtgtgtgtgaatgattGTACCCAGAGACGTAGTGTgaaagcaaaggaaaggaaataaaaccgGATCAcatttcttccttccttccggtCGCGGACTGTAGCGGAAGTAACGGTGTAGAGACGCAAAGAAATACGCCGTACAAAGGAAAGGTGGAAGGAAGGAGAGAGGCAGCCATCGAATCGGAACGTCCGCGTCGAGcgtacttgtgtgtgtgtgggtcggCAAGCGGGAGAGCAAGACAGACATAATACGAGTCACACGGGCAAAACCGGAACCACCGAcggggaaacaaaaaagcagaacGGAGCCCCGCTGAAAGAAGCACAGGAAGTAAAGAATCGAAGAACGTGTGCGACGGCGGCGGCAGGTGccaaaacagcaacaataataacaacaaaacccccgttggcaagaaaaaggaaacggaacggaaagaaAACGCGACAAAAGCCGCGGCGGCGAGCGAAAGAAAATGTTGCCGGCCGTATGGTGGCTGCGCGCGGTCGAAGCAAGCCACGACGGCGATCATCAGCAGCTCGGTGATGACCGGCGGGCAAGATAAACAAAAGTGCTTTCATCCATCCCCAGTACGAGCAGTGGGCGGATTTTGAAGCTTGGCAGAATATTTTACCACCCAAGACCGCGTGCGACATGTGCCTGTGCCTGTGTGGGGGTAAGATGTGTTAAGAATGGTTTAAAATAGACGAACATAGTTTAGTGCTCCAGCAAACGCGCGCTCCGAGTGTGTCCACACGCGCATTACAACGCTGTAGCCTAGTGGCGTAGGggcgtacacacacatactgtaATTCGATTTAAAAATTCCACACCCCAGCGGGTGCAGAACACAGCAGAAAGTGCTCTTGGGCGACGACGCAACAAGAATGCCACGCAACGGTGAAGCATCGTCCGGGCTGGAGAAAGGGGTCAGCAGCTCGAAAACGGCCCCCGAATGGCTGCATCCGGATCATGTCATCATGAACGAAGGTGTTACGTTTGACGTGCGGGTAAGTCGGCCGGCCTTCCTACCGGCTTCCGGACTCCAcactgtgagtgtgtgagtgtgggtaGAAAAATTCTTAACCCCCTTTCACACCCCACTCGAGGGGACCgttctttctttgttttgcgACTTCCGGTTTTTCCTATTTCTTCCTTCCGCATCTGGCAAGACCGGATCGGCAAAGAGATCTTCCACATACACTCTTTCGTTCTCGTTGCTGTTCTTCCTTCTATaaccactctctctctttcttagCTTTGATATAAATAACTGCCACAATTTATTGTCTGATGGGAAGCGAATATGTTCCCTGATGCGTGTTGAAAAGTAATGATGGTTCCCACTGGCAGCTAAatccagtgctgcaaaatgtcattaGCATCACGAGACGTTCACCAACGAagacaatgaacatatccgtggtagttTAGCAAAATACAgataaataaaagaataaatattgatgctaattgctgatactcaatgagaGTGCGTCATGGCATGCCGAACGCGACATGCGAATGCTTGATTagaacgcgatactctgactggtCAGTCCTCAGCATAATGTCGtcacaagcataatcatgactttttctgcctgtgaacagtgctgccaaatggcactgtttcagtcaccaacactcatgactgaaacaaaactcAAATTAGGTCACGTACACAATTGAGATGATCAggggtgagactcaaacaatTTGCGGATCAATCATCAATGCTTGGTGACCTTTTTGTTTGGCACCCAAcgcttggtcacgacattttgaGTCACGACAGCTTGGCGTGTGGTCCAAGCAGCAAAAGAGTTGGtcgcacaaaatgtcaccaagtaTGTGATGGTTGTACAAACCgttttgagtctcacctctgatcatcacagtagagcttaTGATGCTGACATAATTTTGTTTCGGCTGGAATTTGTcttgactatgtcagtgacgttttgcagaactgatcacggtaaaaaaaaagtcatgacatagtgactgaccaaacGTTGAccaaaaatgtcacgaagcatgcattggtcacaccaattgttttgagtatcacctctgattatcactaTTGagttgacagtgacattttgcagcactggtaaAATCCCGCTTACTAGCCCccacccctttttttttgaagcGTAAAAAACCGTGTTCCACATGGCGTTTGGACGGTCGGCACAACAATCAATGTGCAAAGAGGCAAGGGTTAAACGCTTAGCCAAAGAGTTCACCACCCATCggggtgttttgtttatccttttgttgctgcaacagcagcaaaggtCCCGCCAATGGGATACGCTCGGGGAAGCGAAGATTACGGCTAAAATTGTGCGTGACTAAGCAGGTGTTAAGAATGTGGGCCAACCGGAAGCCCTGGTAAACAAATGGCGGGAAGGGGGAATTGATCGAATCGCGAGCTCATATCGCCAAGAAGCGCTACATACTATGAAGGATATTGTTTATTAGGAATGTGCACAGCTATCAGCAGATTTAAACGAAAGTAGAAGATTGTcgtagaaaaataaacattcaaaattaaatgattttGTCAGTCGTACAACTTGCTTGCCAGATAGAAATGCAAGGAAAGGTAtaatcaattgtttttttgttttagtttccgGTTGTTTGGGTTATTTGCTGACGTTTGACGAAAGCATACGTGCCTCCGCAAAAAAGCTGTAAATTCCAaaagattattttgtttatcttaGTATAATTGCGTCTATTTagataaccaaaaaaaagcgcacCAAGAGCGCGTGTTTTACATTTCCTTGCGTTTTGTCTTGAACGTGCCGTTATGACAGCTAGCAAAgctattttgtaaaaaaaaaaaactaaacgatTTTCATGTTCCATGCCATTCCTTTCCATCGTTatatataattaattttaaaatcctTTAAACGTCCTCAATTTGCGAATACTTTGAGAGGTCAATCAACATAGCTGGGATGATTGTTATTTAGTTTTTAGAGAGCTCCTCTGAAATTTAGTCCgccaatttgttttatttttttgtatttatctGTATTTTACTAAAATGTATTGCACTACTTCTTACTCTCCTGCATTCTCATTGCATTGCGCTCTGTGGCACTTGCGTAAGCATGTTTGTTTGCGGAATTCCCTATTTCTGTGACAGTTTACGATCAATCAATCGGCTCAGAACAGTAATTCAGAAGATAAATGGTCATCTTGCCATACAAAAACCCAGTGACTGTGGAATAAAAGGAACGGAACTTCGACCTGGCTTCACCCAACTCCTCGTCGCTGGAAGAACAGCAACCGAAATTAGGAAGAATAGTGTGACATATTACAGGGCTTCTCTCTATCATCTAGCCCGGTTTCAATacataaaattcaattttaatattaacgGAATTTGGGCccacaatattttttttaatttaagctTGAGTTATATGACGAATTGAGTATACAGATGGGTTTGTTCTCATGTCTTGGTATACTGTACTAAATTTCTTATAGATTATTCGATTTTCCCATTGTTTTGGACTCCTTTATGTTGAGTATCAAAATTGAGcaggaaattttattttttcaaccaTGCCAAATAAGCTCTTAAAAAACTTAGGAACAATCAACAGAGGAACATTTTTATACCACGGTAAAGCtgagaaaattgatttttttttatgagcgGCCACCACCCCGGACCCCGGATTCCACCCCGGAAAAGCAGCCCAATAACAAACCATATTGCGGCACAGTTTCTGATCAAAAGGGTTAATTGGTGACTTAAGACATGTGAGAATACGTACACTAGTGAACACACGTAAAAATCTCTAATTATCTAAGAAATgcgtttattttaaccaggtaaCCGTgttgccccatagcccaaaaaacaacgtctttttcGGCCCTTTttcaaacgcttcaaaaataattttcttttcacttatttcaagcgaaactcatttataaacTAGGAAATAGATCTAAAATGTCTATGTGATGTAAATCGGCTCTTGATAAGCAAGTTTTAGTGAGTAACATGAAATGCTTAAGATGGCACAcatgccccaaattccgctataTCTTTTGCTGACTCGAATTATAGAACGCTCTAACCAATGATGTGTATAGCTCGTTCGAGTCAGCATTGAGATTGCTGAAATGTGTTTACTTGATTGCCCTTCAAATATTTGCTCATGGCAGCTTGCGATGGGTTGCGAGCGAACCCTGCAAAGACGGCAACGATGGGAACCACACATCATGAATCATGCAGCATACCAGCATATCTAACCAGCATTTCCGAGATCGGCGGGTTGCTTCCAATTCCTAAGAATCGTCCAAGACCCGTTTCACCGTTCGTGGGACTATTCTCGGAGCGACCAATTAAAAATTCCTTCCCAAAAACACATCCGCTGACGTCATCCGTGTCGCGCTACTGTGTGTTAAATAGTTTGCTAAATTTAAAGATTGTATTTCACTAAAGCAAATTCCCGGTGATAGTGAAGTATCTTCGCCCGATAGTGATGGACCGGCGGAGCAGAATgcaatttttatttgcattccaAACCACGCATGCACGTAATGCTattttagactttttttttaaacaaacaaacaaacaaacaataaccACTAACCGGAAGTAGCgattgcgtgtgtgtatgtttgtgtgtacatGCGTGCTTAGCTGGCGCCTTTTCGCAGTCCCCGCTCGAGGCCTGGGTACCGGTATCGAAATCGGACTTGAAATCGAAATCGCGCGCGCGTACCATTATTTGGCTTCCCATTTGGTATTCTAATGAATCATCGATGCGAATCGGCCGGCACGCAGTGCTTCCGTTTCGGGCAGGGCACTGTCACTCGGCCGTTGCCCCTTCATTGgccgaaggaaggaaggaaggaaggaaggaagagaGTATCATGTTTTAAATTCTACCGACAATCTCGCAACGAGACATTTATTTTCAACGTTTTGATTGTGCGTATGGTTGGTGCTGGTgggattgatttattgaaagtCATTGCTGATAATGCTTTCGTAGAGAAATTAACGGCAGATATGAGTTGGAAATGAGTCTTTTTTTAACATCACTATTTTAATGGATTTCagttagaaaaataaaatgtgtttgatgTAATTCATTAATAtgtattttccattttttaccCATTTCCCAACAGTACATCGGATGTTTGGAGATTAAAGCTTCCATGAAAAAGCTCGACTTCCCAACGCGATCACAGGTGGCAAAGTGAGTACCCTCTAACCTGCAACGCCGCCTACCAAACAATCACTAACCGGACAccaaattttttaaaaatcctCCCGCCCCCCACCCCGCAGAGAGTGCATAAATCGGGTCTGCGAAGCGGCCAGCCTGAAAAGCTCGAAAAAGCGGCGAGTCGACAAGCGTGTGCTGCAGTGCATATCCGATACGCCCGACATGGAGCATGCCGGCACCAACGTCACGCTGACGGTTTCCAGCAAGTACCTGTCGCTGGTGAATGTGGACACGGGCGAGATCATCGCCAAGCACGACATGCCGAGAATATCGTTCGCTTCTGGTGGCGATACGGTACGCGCCTTACGGGACCCCATTCGGTCGCTAACACTTGGCTGAACGCTGCTAATTAACATTTTGTTGGTATACAGGACACGCTGGACTTTGTGGCGTACGTAGCGAAGGATCTGAACGAGTGGCGCGCCTGCTACGTGCTGGAGTGTGGCGGCAGTCTAACGCAGGACCTGATCGCGACCGTCGGCCAAGCGTTCGAGCTGCGGTACAAGGAGTTCTTCAAGCAGCCGGAAACGCAGAGCAAGTTCCACGAGCTGACGCGAACGGACAAGGTGTACTACAATGACCTGCCGGACAAGATGCCGCCCGATCTGCTGACCGAGAATGATCATCATTCGTCGTCGCAGTCGCACAGTTCCTCCAGCGCAAAGGTAGACGCCGTTCAGGGTGTTTTAAACGTAGTATAGCTGGTTTTTGCTAACCTCATTCATTCGTCCCCTTTGCAGCAAACACGGGAAAGGATACCGAGCAATTTGATCGATCTAAATACGCCGCTTCCCTGTCACGACTACGTGAACGACAAGCATGCAAACGCGACCAACAATTCGCACAGCAATAAGTCAATCTCTTCCAGCTCGATCGTGAAGGATGTGTTTGATATGCGTAAGTCCTTTACTGCAAATGGATCTGTTTTTCGACGCATCaattgattttccgtttttttttgttttctacattTCTTCTAGAACCATTTACCATCTCGTCCGAGATACAAAGGTCGCAGCTGCTGACGGAATCGTGGTACCACGGCAGCATCAGCCGGGCACAGTCCGAGCATCTGCTGAAGAACGATGGCGACTTTCTGGTGCGCGAATCGGCCGGCACGCAAGGCCAGTACGTGCTGACCGGCATGCAGAACAACTCGCCCAAGCACCTGTTGCTGATCGATCCGGAAGGAATCGTAAGTGCCGCACGGTGCAGTGATACGGCAAACAGAAGACCCGTGTATAAAGCTCTTCCCTCCTTGTAGGTACGAACCAAAGATCGAGTCTTCGATAGTATTAGTCACCTTATCAACTTTCACTGGACAAACTCTCTGCCGATCATCTCCGCCGAgagtgcgctgctgctgcggcatcCGATCCTGCGGACGACCGATCTGCTGTCGAAAGCCAAACTGGCTCACCTAAACCTGCagtagtgtgtttttgtgtgtagaGTGAGTGAGCAAGGAAGGGTAAACGCGCACAGAAACAAACGACATGATCACAAACTTTAGCTTGTTAAGTGAGTATATTAGAGCACGCAGAAAggcgcaaagcaaagcaaacaaacaagggAATGGATGCATGCGGTTGCGGATACACATCCGGCATCATCCTGCTAAAGAAGTTAACCAAGCAAACGGGGGACGGGctgaaatgaatgaatgtgCAGACGAGTGAACAAGCGAGTCGAATGAGTCGAAGGACACTTCTTAAAACGGTGAGTTTGTCATCACCGCATTAGCATTATACGAAAAGTAAAGAAAGGCTGCCCAATGCAGACATGATCGCActtgtttcatgttttagttAAGCGCgatgctcgtttttttttcaaaagcaTGTATCTATACGGATACTATTATAAGCATGCGATATAATACTACCAAAAAGAGAAAATGTAAGGGGGGCACGAAATTCAGAACTAAATAAGGAAAGAAGGTGCACAACGCAACCTGCAGTTGCACTATACAGATTCAGCAGATTCTCTCAGCACAGCTCAGAAACCATCTTGGTGTAGCACTGGGGAAGAgatgagagagagggagagagagagagagagagagagagagagagagagagagagagaaatagagagacaAAGAAAACTGCGTAAGGCAATTGTTTTTTGAATAGTAGAGATAAAACGAAACAGATATAAAGTGAATTAGCTCACACAaatctatatatatacaaTTATATATATTCACATACACAGAAAGTCTCgcaggaaaagcaaaaaagaaaggcaCGCTGCGTGCACAGCAAAAGGAgatttaaatgcaaaaaaatcaaTGGAAGGTTAACAAATGAATCGTATTACTTTCCCGTACTCAAACTCAACTCTGCAGGGGTTTTTGCGATATGACGCACTTTTGCTAGCAATGGGAAGTAAGGGAGGGGGGGGCTAGTTCTAGTTGAACATAGGTATGaggaatgataaaaaatgagAGTAGAAATATCAAAAGTTTATCTAAAGGAAAGTGTTGCCTCTTACAATACACTCGCCAGCAGTGTGGAGGGAAAAAGGCCAAATGGGAAGGTAGTTGAGAAGGTGATTCATGCGGGAGAACGCTCTTAAACACAATATTCTAACCGCAAACGCTAACCAGAGGAGGAAATGTGTTCCGACCTCCTCCCCCAATCTCCCCCAATACAAGggagacacacacaaatccgtgcacaaaacaaacgaaaaaaagtgtGATCAAAACAAAGTGTTGTATTGTAACTATATGTAAtgcaccctctctctctctctccctgtctctatctctctatctttaGTCAACGGGAAGGCCAAATGAGATATGCTGATCGTAGTTTGTAGACAGcaaattagcaaaaaaaaaaaaggtgacagCCAAATGCAGGAAGAGACTAGGAGATTGTCGAGATTGAGTGAGAGTGTAGCTGAGCAATTTATCATCAACCTCCAATGCAcgttgcaaaaacaaacatttacaaCGGCACGGAAAGCAAAGTATCTTGTACTGCGAACACGTGCATATATTATGTATCATATTGAACGAAGGAACGTTAGTATGGGCGCTACCGGTAGCGGTCCCGAGAAGAGGGCTGCGTACGAATGATCTACAGccatacacaaacactcaaCCACACAAATAGTAACAAAACACATGGAAAGGCAAAACACGTTTACAATGCAAAAGCATGGTTGAGCAATTCTAATGATTTTACTATCTATATTCCCTTATTTTCCCTTTTGTATAGTTAAAGTATTCGAGAGAGGTTTAATTATTGTTGGACCGtttgttttataaattattGTGACGCAAATGTCTCGGCGAATAGCATTtatttgacgaaaaaaaaacgatattcTCTTTTGCGTCCGCCTCCTGTTGCCTATTGCCAATATTCAGATTCAGTATTCTGTAACTTTATTAAACATTTCCTATTTACACACATAC
This genomic interval from Anopheles merus strain MAF chromosome 3L, AmerM5.1, whole genome shotgun sequence contains the following:
- the LOC121600527 gene encoding SHC-transforming protein 1, giving the protein MPRNGEASSGLEKGVSSSKTAPEWLHPDHVIMNEGVTFDVRYIGCLEIKASMKKLDFPTRSQVAKECINRVCEAASLKSSKKRRVDKRVLQCISDTPDMEHAGTNVTLTVSSKYLSLVNVDTGEIIAKHDMPRISFASGGDTDTLDFVAYVAKDLNEWRACYVLECGGSLTQDLIATVGQAFELRYKEFFKQPETQSKFHELTRTDKVYYNDLPDKMPPDLLTENDHHSSSQSHSSSSAKQTRERIPSNLIDLNTPLPCHDYVNDKHANATNNSHSNKSISSSSIVKDVFDMQPFTISSEIQRSQLLTESWYHGSISRAQSEHLLKNDGDFLVRESAGTQGQYVLTGMQNNSPKHLLLIDPEGIVRTKDRVFDSISHLINFHWTNSLPIISAESALLLRHPILRTTDLLSKAKLAHLNLQ